A region of Nostoc sp. 'Peltigera membranacea cyanobiont' N6 DNA encodes the following proteins:
- the metX gene encoding homoserine O-acetyltransferase MetX, with protein sequence MIYPNFISAQTQFYQLTVPFKLECGEVLIGVQVAYRTWGQLNAQGDNGVVICHALTGTGDADDWWKPLFGSGKAFNPERDFIVCSNILGSCYGTTGPTTINPTTGKPYGVSFPKITIRDMVHLQAALLEYLGVQSLRFIIGGSLGGMQALEWALLYPEKVKGIAPIAVSGRHSPWCIGLSEAQRQAIYADPNWQGGNYTLDAPPNQGLAVARMMAMSTYRSWDSFAIRFGRQYDLSEEFAIASYLQHQGQKLTERFDANTYITLTHAMDRHDVARDRPSPNLSDYESVLRSIQQATLVVAIDSDILYPPVEQQELANLIPNAQLAWLKSTHGHDAFLIDMAALNEILICFRQGLDLSAS encoded by the coding sequence ATGATCTACCCAAACTTTATCTCAGCGCAAACCCAGTTTTACCAGCTTACAGTGCCATTTAAACTTGAATGCGGCGAAGTATTAATTGGGGTTCAAGTTGCTTATCGCACCTGGGGACAGTTAAATGCTCAAGGTGATAATGGGGTAGTAATTTGTCATGCCTTAACTGGTACGGGTGACGCTGATGATTGGTGGAAACCTTTGTTTGGTTCAGGGAAAGCCTTCAATCCAGAACGCGATTTTATTGTGTGCAGCAACATATTGGGAAGTTGTTACGGTACAACTGGGCCAACTACTATCAACCCAACAACGGGAAAGCCTTATGGAGTATCCTTCCCTAAGATTACAATCCGAGATATGGTTCACCTGCAAGCTGCACTACTAGAATATCTGGGCGTTCAATCTCTGCGGTTTATAATTGGCGGTTCACTCGGTGGGATGCAAGCACTGGAGTGGGCGTTATTATATCCAGAAAAGGTGAAAGGTATTGCACCCATTGCTGTTTCTGGCAGACATTCGCCTTGGTGTATTGGATTAAGTGAAGCCCAAAGACAGGCAATTTATGCCGATCCAAATTGGCAAGGAGGAAACTACACGCTGGATGCACCCCCAAACCAAGGACTAGCTGTGGCGAGGATGATGGCGATGTCTACTTACCGTTCTTGGGATAGTTTTGCAATCCGCTTTGGGCGACAGTATGATCTATCCGAGGAGTTTGCTATCGCGAGTTACTTACAGCATCAGGGTCAAAAGCTGACAGAACGATTTGATGCCAACACTTACATCACTCTCACCCACGCAATGGATCGCCACGATGTTGCACGCGATCGCCCAAGTCCTAATTTATCAGATTATGAATCTGTTCTGCGAAGCATCCAGCAAGCGACTCTAGTTGTTGCTATTGATTCTGACATCCTTTATCCTCCAGTAGAACAACAAGAACTAGCAAATTTAATTCCTAATGCTCAACTGGCGTGGCTAAAGTCAACCCACGGACATGATGCGTTTTTAATTGACATGGCTGCATTGAATGAAATACTAATCTGTTTTCGGCAAGGTTTAGATTTATCAGCTTCTTAA
- a CDS encoding DUF411 domain-containing protein produces the protein MLHKQFIYCWQKLLLPILSRAVLTICLTTGVLGILGSTASMSNAQLVSTTKHIQDKQIPSKPIALNATVYHSPDCNCCGGWIDHLKTQGFQITDFPTPDIEKVKQKYNVPDNLSSCHTAIVNGYVIEGHVPANDIKRLLQEKPNVAGLSVPQMPVGTPGMEIGNQKDPFTVFTFDRNNSVAVFNKYPSS, from the coding sequence ATGTTGCACAAACAGTTTATTTATTGCTGGCAAAAATTGTTACTTCCCATCTTGAGCCGTGCAGTGCTAACAATTTGCCTCACAACAGGAGTGTTGGGGATCTTGGGAAGCACTGCTTCTATGAGTAATGCTCAACTAGTAAGTACCACTAAGCACATCCAGGATAAACAGATACCATCAAAACCAATAGCGCTAAATGCCACTGTCTATCACAGTCCCGATTGTAACTGTTGTGGCGGGTGGATTGACCACTTAAAGACACAAGGTTTTCAAATTACAGATTTTCCCACGCCTGACATTGAAAAAGTTAAACAAAAGTACAACGTGCCGGATAACTTATCATCTTGCCACACAGCAATTGTTAATGGATATGTCATCGAAGGACACGTTCCAGCAAACGATATTAAACGTCTGCTTCAAGAAAAGCCAAATGTTGCTGGTTTATCTGTCCCCCAAATGCCTGTAGGCACTCCTGGGATGGAGATAGGAAATCAAAAAGATCCGTTTACTGTGTTTACCTTCGATCGCAATAACTCGGTTGCAGTATTCAATAAGTACCCATCCTCTTGA
- a CDS encoding NACHT C-terminal helical domain 2-containing protein, which translates to MIKHRNIGHDWQFSNEQKELLQQYYDANKLLVYCLNSDCYVSREVRQQIEDTLLLPIAEIKQRQQQS; encoded by the coding sequence ATGATTAAACATCGCAATATTGGTCATGATTGGCAGTTCAGCAACGAACAAAAAGAATTGCTTCAGCAGTATTATGATGCCAATAAATTATTGGTATATTGCCTGAATAGCGATTGTTATGTCAGCCGTGAAGTGCGACAGCAAATAGAAGATACTTTACTATTACCGATCGCAGAGATTAAACAGCGTCAGCAGCAATCTTAA
- a CDS encoding conjugal transfer protein TrbI translates to MTRLHQWKSGTVALMAIAVTTSVISPLFSFAPANAQYNRTSQYGNVTIPSGVNFPVIYDKETITIAPGESKSITLRIANDIIDKNRNVLIPAGTKVNGRLESVDLDNYSRNTDDNQGKGVRFVAQELEFSNGQRQSINASSRTYTTTQRVSQGPSTSQVLTDAAIGGGAGLLGSLITGNNRIDDLKPVLGAAAGAGASVLLRKKEVNAFVIRPAQDLRLTLNSNLNLVLQSRY, encoded by the coding sequence ATGACTCGCCTACATCAATGGAAATCTGGAACTGTTGCACTTATGGCAATCGCCGTTACCACAAGCGTCATTAGCCCTCTATTCAGCTTTGCTCCTGCGAATGCACAATACAACAGAACTAGTCAATATGGAAACGTTACCATCCCTTCTGGGGTAAATTTTCCTGTCATTTACGATAAAGAGACAATTACTATTGCTCCTGGGGAAAGTAAATCTATAACCTTGAGAATAGCCAATGACATTATCGACAAAAATAGAAATGTCTTAATTCCTGCTGGTACTAAAGTAAATGGACGACTAGAATCTGTTGACTTAGATAATTATTCAAGAAATACAGATGATAACCAAGGAAAAGGCGTGCGGTTTGTCGCTCAGGAATTAGAATTTTCTAATGGTCAGCGCCAGTCGATTAATGCAAGTTCTCGGACATATACCACAACTCAAAGAGTTTCACAGGGGCCTAGCACCAGTCAAGTTTTAACTGACGCAGCTATTGGTGGAGGTGCTGGTCTTTTAGGTTCACTAATTACTGGTAACAACAGAATTGACGACTTAAAACCTGTTCTTGGTGCAGCTGCGGGTGCGGGTGCGAGTGTCCTGTTGCGGAAAAAAGAAGTAAATGCATTTGTCATCAGACCCGCACAAGATTTAAGGCTCACACTGAATTCTAATTTGAATTTAGTACTACAATCCCGCTACTAG
- a CDS encoding S-layer homology domain-containing protein: MFTLNRLQSGTAALMALSITVGTVAPLITASPSLAQTTFSDVSSNYWASQFIQQLSQRGVIAGFPDGSFRPEEAVTRAQFAAMVNKAFQKSQQRSPINFADVPSNYWASSAIQQAYTIGFLSGYPGNRFEPNQAIPRQQVLVSLANGLEYSPSGNTESTLQYFNDASNIASYARSPIAAATEKQIVVNYPNVKFLNPTATATRAQVAAFIYQALVSSNQASAINSPYVVAVGSTTPTPVSVTIPQGTAIPVKYDKAEKILVTKDETAPLTLTVSQNVVTQDGSVVIPAGSQVIGQLKPATGGSQFVAEKLVLTSGQEYQLNATSEVITKTETVKKGTSIGSIIKNTVLGAGAATAVSAVTGDRAIATEEVLGGAGIGALVGLFFGKNSVDLVAIDPNTDLQMTINQNLLVSLR, from the coding sequence ATGTTTACTTTAAATCGTTTGCAATCTGGAACAGCTGCACTCATGGCTTTGAGCATCACAGTCGGCACTGTAGCGCCTTTGATTACCGCTTCACCATCTTTAGCTCAAACCACTTTTTCTGATGTTTCATCTAACTATTGGGCATCACAATTTATTCAACAATTGTCACAGCGAGGTGTAATTGCCGGATTTCCTGATGGTAGCTTCCGCCCCGAAGAAGCAGTGACACGCGCTCAATTTGCCGCTATGGTCAACAAAGCTTTCCAAAAATCACAGCAGCGATCGCCAATCAATTTCGCTGATGTTCCCAGCAACTATTGGGCATCGAGTGCCATTCAGCAAGCCTATACCATTGGTTTCTTATCTGGATATCCCGGTAATCGTTTTGAGCCTAACCAAGCTATTCCCCGCCAGCAGGTTTTAGTTTCCCTGGCTAATGGTCTGGAATATAGTCCCAGTGGCAATACCGAAAGTACTCTGCAATACTTCAACGATGCCTCTAACATCGCTAGCTATGCCCGTAGCCCGATCGCAGCCGCAACTGAAAAGCAAATTGTTGTGAACTATCCTAATGTGAAGTTCTTGAATCCAACTGCAACCGCCACTCGCGCCCAGGTAGCAGCTTTTATCTACCAAGCATTGGTTAGTTCTAACCAAGCTTCAGCAATTAACTCGCCTTATGTCGTGGCTGTCGGGTCTACTACTCCAACACCTGTATCAGTCACAATTCCTCAAGGGACTGCTATCCCTGTGAAGTATGACAAGGCAGAAAAAATTCTGGTTACAAAGGATGAAACAGCGCCTTTAACATTGACAGTATCCCAAAATGTGGTGACACAAGACGGATCTGTAGTGATTCCGGCTGGTAGTCAAGTTATTGGTCAACTCAAACCTGCTACAGGCGGTTCTCAATTCGTTGCTGAAAAATTGGTTTTGACCAGTGGTCAAGAGTATCAACTTAACGCTACTTCTGAAGTGATTACCAAAACTGAAACCGTGAAGAAGGGTACTAGTATTGGTTCAATTATCAAGAATACTGTATTAGGCGCAGGTGCAGCGACTGCGGTATCTGCTGTAACTGGCGATCGCGCGATCGCCACAGAAGAAGTCTTGGGTGGCGCTGGTATCGGTGCGTTGGTTGGTCTGTTCTTCGGTAAGAATAGTGTTGATTTAGTGGCAATTGACCCAAATACTGATTTACAAATGACAATCAATCAAAACTTGTTGGTTTCACTAAGATAG
- a CDS encoding O-acetylhomoserine aminocarboxypropyltransferase/cysteine synthase family protein, with translation MSEQYRFETLQVHAGQEPAPGTNARAVPIYQTTSYVFDDTEHGARLFALQEFGNIYTRIMNPTTDVFEKRIAALEGGVAALATASGQAAQFLAISTIAQAGDNIVSTSFLYGGTYNQFKVSLPRLGINVKFVEGDRPESFRQAIDDRTKALYVETIGNPQFNIPDFAALADIAHENGIPLIVDNTFGAGGYLARPIEYGADIVVESATKWIGGHGTSIGGVIVDSGKFDWGNGKFPLFTEPSPGYHDLNFQEVFGPGGSFGNIAFIIRARVEGLRDFGPCLSPFNAFLLLQGLETLSLRVDRHVSNALELARWLEQQEQVLWVNYPGLPNHPYHERAKKYLRHGFGGVLNFGIKGGLVTGKAFINHLKLASHLANVGDAKTLVIHPASTTHQQLSDDEQLSAGVTSDLVRVSVGIEHIDDIKEDFEQAFRQVRS, from the coding sequence ATGTCTGAACAATATCGTTTTGAAACCCTGCAAGTTCATGCTGGACAAGAGCCGGCCCCCGGAACTAATGCTCGTGCAGTACCTATTTACCAAACGACTTCCTACGTTTTTGACGACACCGAACACGGAGCGCGGTTATTTGCTCTCCAGGAATTTGGTAATATTTACACCCGAATCATGAACCCGACGACGGATGTATTTGAAAAGCGGATTGCTGCTCTAGAAGGGGGTGTAGCAGCATTAGCAACTGCTAGTGGTCAGGCGGCGCAATTTTTGGCAATCAGTACGATCGCTCAGGCTGGAGATAATATCGTTTCCACTAGTTTTTTGTATGGGGGAACATATAACCAGTTTAAAGTCTCCTTACCACGTTTAGGTATTAACGTCAAGTTTGTTGAGGGAGATCGTCCAGAAAGTTTCCGTCAGGCGATCGACGATCGCACCAAAGCACTATACGTTGAAACCATTGGTAATCCTCAATTCAACATTCCCGACTTTGCCGCTTTAGCTGACATTGCCCACGAAAACGGCATCCCTTTAATTGTGGATAATACCTTCGGTGCTGGTGGGTATCTAGCTCGACCAATTGAATATGGTGCAGACATTGTAGTAGAATCTGCAACTAAATGGATTGGTGGGCATGGTACTTCCATCGGTGGCGTAATAGTCGATTCGGGTAAATTTGACTGGGGTAACGGCAAATTCCCCCTATTTACTGAGCCTTCCCCCGGTTATCACGATCTGAATTTTCAAGAAGTGTTTGGGCCTGGTGGTTCCTTTGGCAATATTGCTTTTATTATCCGCGCCAGAGTCGAGGGGTTACGGGATTTTGGCCCGTGTTTGAGTCCATTTAACGCCTTTCTTTTACTGCAAGGATTAGAGACTCTCTCTTTGCGCGTAGATCGGCATGTGAGCAATGCCCTAGAATTGGCTAGGTGGTTAGAGCAGCAAGAGCAAGTATTATGGGTTAATTATCCGGGACTTCCCAATCACCCCTATCATGAACGAGCGAAAAAATATCTCCGGCATGGCTTTGGGGGAGTTTTAAACTTTGGCATCAAAGGTGGATTGGTGACAGGTAAAGCCTTTATTAATCATCTAAAGTTGGCGAGTCATTTAGCAAATGTTGGTGATGCTAAAACCCTCGTCATTCATCCCGCTTCCACAACCCATCAACAGCTAAGTGATGATGAACAGCTTTCGGCAGGTGTGACATCCGATTTGGTGCGGGTATCAGTGGGAATTGAACATATCGATGATATTAAAGAGGATTTTGAGCAGGCATTTCGGCAAGTTAGGAGTTAG
- a CDS encoding DUF4112 domain-containing protein → MDAAKRLATLNRIRKLSRLMDTSIRIPLTGFRIGIDPIIGLVPGAGDLISTAFSAYIIFLATRFGIPREDLAKMIFNVGLETVVGTVPFLGDLFDAFYKSNIRNLAILEQHLTVVEPELKQVSDELSSGKFSQI, encoded by the coding sequence ATGGACGCTGCCAAACGCCTTGCTACTCTAAATCGCATCCGCAAACTTAGCCGCTTGATGGATACATCGATACGTATCCCTCTAACAGGTTTTCGCATTGGAATAGACCCAATTATTGGTTTAGTTCCGGGTGCTGGCGATTTAATCAGTACAGCATTTTCAGCTTACATCATATTTTTAGCTACCCGCTTTGGCATCCCACGTGAAGACTTAGCCAAAATGATCTTTAATGTTGGTTTGGAAACAGTCGTTGGTACTGTGCCTTTTCTCGGTGATTTATTTGATGCTTTCTATAAGTCCAATATTCGTAATTTGGCAATTCTGGAGCAACATTTGACAGTAGTTGAACCAGAACTCAAACAAGTGTCTGATGAGCTTTCCTCTGGTAAGTTCAGCCAAATTTAA
- a CDS encoding tetratricopeptide repeat protein translates to MTQVIGTGSLNNIESIEFEKRCLHKAREIGDRNGEVICLASLGNAYHSIGEYHLAIEFYQQWLDIAREIGDRTGEAKSLSGLGNAHQSLGKYQRGIEFYHQWLRITRKIGDRTGEGICLGSLGNTYEYLGKYDRAIEFYQQWLSITKKIGDWTGECICLGSLGNTYESLGQYQLAIEFYQQWLELARLISDRNGEGMALSGLGNAYKALGKYQRSVEFHQYSLEIRRNLDDQNAEANAWFNLGLVLEKINRKSEAMQAFCNAREIYHAMGLDANLQDCNHAIELLSQNISTLTSHFWFGRWFSHLSQLLKNGYN, encoded by the coding sequence ATGACACAAGTAATTGGAACAGGGAGCCTAAATAACATCGAGTCCATTGAGTTTGAAAAGCGGTGCTTGCACAAAGCCAGAGAAATAGGCGATCGCAACGGGGAAGTCATTTGTTTAGCAAGTTTGGGCAATGCTTATCATTCAATTGGGGAATACCACCTAGCAATTGAGTTTTATCAGCAGTGGTTGGATATAGCTAGAGAAATAGGCGATCGCACTGGGGAAGCCAAGTCTTTGTCTGGGTTGGGCAACGCACACCAATCACTGGGAAAATACCAGCGAGGGATCGAATTTTATCACCAGTGGTTGAGGATCACCAGGAAAATAGGCGATCGCACTGGGGAAGGTATTTGTTTGGGGAGTTTGGGCAATACTTATGAATACCTGGGCAAATACGATCGGGCCATTGAGTTTTATCAGCAGTGGTTGAGTATAACAAAGAAAATAGGCGATTGGACTGGGGAATGCATTTGCCTGGGAAGTTTGGGAAATACTTATGAATCATTGGGGCAGTACCAACTGGCAATTGAGTTTTACCAGCAATGGTTAGAACTAGCAAGATTAATTAGCGATCGCAATGGCGAAGGCATGGCCTTAAGTGGGTTGGGTAATGCTTATAAAGCTCTAGGAAAGTATCAAAGATCGGTTGAATTTCATCAGTATTCATTAGAAATCAGAAGGAATCTTGATGACCAAAATGCAGAAGCAAACGCCTGGTTTAATTTAGGTTTGGTGTTAGAAAAAATTAATCGAAAATCAGAAGCGATGCAAGCCTTTTGCAATGCCCGCGAAATTTATCACGCAATGGGACTTGATGCAAATCTGCAAGATTGTAACCATGCGATTGAGCTTCTTTCTCAAAATATTTCAACTCTAACATCTCACTTCTGGTTTGGGAGATGGTTTAGTCATTTGTCGCAGTTGCTCAAAAATGGTTATAACTAG